CCTGCTTCGCGCGGACCTTCTCCAGCAGCGCAGTGGGCAGGTTGCGCAGCGCCGGGTTCAGTATAGGAACCTCTTTAACAGGAGCACTGGTCTGTGTGCCGGTGGATGTCCCGGCCGGCTTGCCGTCGATCCCGGTCGCGGCCTTCTCTTGTTCGGTGAGCCCGCGAGCTTTAGCCTGAGATAACTTCTCCAAAGCCCTCTCCATCTTAGTGTTACATTTGAATAGTTCACGAGCCTTAGACAGCACATCTTGTGCTGTTGAGTACTTTTCGGCGTTTGGCATCTCTGGAAGCTTAGCGCATTCCACGTCTGGCACCTTTTCTAGCTCGAACTCGGGATGCCAGCGCGTGAGCTTGTCGTCGGCGATGACCATGGGCGGGTCGAGCGTGAGCAGGTACTGGGAGTGGTGCCGCTTGGCGAGCTGCAGCAGCGTGTCGTAGAAGAACCGGCGCCGCTCGAGCAGCACCGTGGGGTTCATGGCCTTGATGTCATTGGGGAAGTTTGGAGTCACTACCATTTCGTAAGACTCCTTTTGTGATGAAGTGTTGATTAGCTTAACTTTTTGGACTTCAAAGTTATAGAAATCAGGCACTAATTGTTTGATTTGGGCGAGATGCTTCTCTGTGAAGTTTCGCTTCAACATCTCCTGGACTGAGGGCTTCAGCTTGGCAAATGTTATCTTTTCATTTCTGTTGTAAAGGAGGGAAACAACAGTCTCCATGCCTCGGAACAGCTCAGCGAGGAACCGGTACTGGTGGGGGAGAGGAAGACTGGTGCTGGATGCCAGTGAAGCGTGCCTGATGTATGCTGGAAcctgaaataaacaaaataacacaCAAGACTTTAAAATCATGTTTTTTAGCAAAGTGATTAGATTCACATTAATAACTGTGTCACACTAATGAGGGCACAAGCTTAATTAGGTTATGAATAGAATCTGCAATTCTACTAGGTCAGACATGCTATTAGCTGATAGTCAGCATATTATTCagcttaagtataaatatcattatttactaatgatcAATTATTGCAACTCTTTGCAATACTCTAGTTTCAATAGATATGCAGCTGTTTTAACATAAATTGTATGTATAGGTCAGTAAACAGCTGGTTGAATAACCTATATCTAAAGGTAACCTTAGGGTGGATGACTGTCTTGCACAAGGGTAAATATGTAGCGATGCGTTTGGAGCAGTGGTAGCTAAGTTGGATAAGTGCCTGAGATCGAAAATTTCATACCAGAGATGTGGGTTTGAATCCCAGCACTGACATgtaacaatgagttctttgaattgaAGTACAATGTATCATCACTCTtgtggtgaaggaaaacatagtgaggaaacctgcatatctagattcaGCAACCAACCCACAGTGGACCagtgtggtgggaaatggtccaagcttaggcaggcagtttagaccttggggatatgcacaaaagtTCCACTTGAGAGAGCCCGTGCTCATACTTACACCCcacacagagaatagaatagactaCATAGGATAAGTATGTCCACATTACCTTGCTTGGGCTCTTGATGGGGCTGACAAACACCTTCCTGGGGGACATGAGGGGCCGCTGCTGCTCCACCGCATTCTTCTCAGCCTTCTTAGGAGACAGCAGCTCATTGTGAAGCAATCTCTTGCTGGGACTGAAAGTATTAAGAGAAATTAAAGGAATTATTTCATGTGAAACAATGCttataagaataaaattgaGGTTAggtttcataaataatatttatgtataggcTGTTAGATGCTCAGGCAGGCAAGCAATTCTCAACTATAATACATGTGATCAAAGCCATGGTAAtgttattaacaaaataagtaaGGACTTGGCCAATAACCAACCTGGTGGGTACTTCCACATCAATGGACTTAAACTGCTTGAGGGCTCTCTGTTCACTGGTCTGCTTGACTTGCTGGATGCCGCGGGAGACGcggtcggcggcggcgcggagcTCGGCGAGCCGTGAGCTTCCCGCGAGCTTCTTCCTGATGTCGCCGAGACTTAGCTCTTTACGAGCCACATTGACACCTTCAGCACTGGTGGCTGCTTTTGGTTTTACAACATTGTTTGCATTTATTTTCTTCCCGAACGCTGCAGCTGGCTTCTGTTCGGCCTCTTTTGGTTTTGAGGAGGTGGGCTGCGTAACACTGGCACTCGGCAGTTTTAGCACACATTTTTCTTCTGTAGTCGCAGCAGCTTTAGGAGCTTGTATGCTAGAACTCTTTGCCTTTAAATTGTCTAGGAGTTCACATGACTTACCAGGGATTACAATAGGAGATTTAATACCTGACTTTTCTATGAGTAACTTCTTATTTTTCGTGGTAAAGATATCTTCAGTGGCAGGTCTTTTTCTACTGTTAAAAAACGCTGTTATTGAGGTCTGAGACATTTTGAGTCGCTCAcgtaactaaataattaatatgttaTGGATATGGTGATGTGTAAGTGGACATCAACCCACCGAAACTTAAAGTAAAATGCGAGACTGTTAATTTTCCCTCCAAAACGTTAGCTTGATTTGCGCCTGACTCCGCGAAACGTCTTGCGCTTGGCTTGTCGTTGTCACCGTTGAAATAGACGTTTCGGTTTTGACATTTTAGCAGTTTAGCCAACCTACAAGTCAGAGGCGCGAggccattattattctgagcaaTCCAAGTTTTATGGTCCGTTTAGACGATTGTCTTCATAGTTTCTCAGAAGAACTCGTTGcagattttagtttttaatttttattccaACCACTCCTCATAAACGTGAAGTGCGTAATATACTACCTTCTTCAACCAACTGAAGCCGCAGCCGCAGGACatcgtattattattttgattatttgtacacaacaagaaaataaattacataactTATACTAGCCCTAGCTCTAGCACTCATTTACGTTCCACTGTTCGGCGTGAGTCTGGTAGAGACTTTTACGTACGACACTTCGCGTACGACACTTCTTGGACACTTCTCGAACAACGAACGtacaacgatggatattttatcatacataatacagggcagattgcagcaacgaaggtcaacaaaggttggcgttcgtttggccggtctgtacgctaCTTTAGAGATGTTCTTTCGTTACGAGCAAGGAACATAGTACGACAAACCAGAAATCTCAGAATAAGTAGGAATGGCTAAACAGTGGTTACAGACCAGCCATTTAGTTAATCTGCGTGTACATTTCCAAACGTACATTTTGAAATGGCGATTGGCAAAATTGTGATtgaatcaatttatttttacgcCCGATAATTACtattttataactaaataatgtatattttgtattcttCTTGTGATATATGCTTCTATTTACTAGAGGAGATGTGATTACGTTGTTATAAAAGTTAACTATGATAAACCAAACTTCGTAATTTGACTTGATTACTATTGGATTTcactatttatattaaaataactccTAACCGAACGCCAAGTAAGTACTATTTTAGATTATTAAACTTGCAGTTATCGTGAAAAGTTATAAACCTTCTAATTCTGCTATATTTTCATTGATTTTTGATGTAACATCACTTGTGTATCAATCCTCTATTTGGGTCAAAAGTCTAATTAGATTTGGTTAtcaaagcattttctaccaaaGCTAgcgtttattttgtttatcaaGTTTGATCGAAAGTCTCATCGGTATGTCCAGATTAttcaaaaagttaaaaatgtGTTGTCCTATCTTACCATCACCATTAAAATTTGTCAGAAATGAACTGTGGTCCgggaggcggcggcgcggcgggcggagGGCCCTACGAGTCCAAGATCGCTGGTCTCTACGACCTGCTGGACACACTCGGCTCAGGACACTTCGCAGTAGTCAAGCTGGCCAGACATGTATTTACCGGGGAAAAGGTTGCGGTGAAAGTTATTGACAAGAGCAAACTGGATGAAGTCTCAAAATCACATTTGTTTCAAGAGGTAATTTGGCAAATTTAGAATAGattatcaaaaatataaacagtTTCTTTCAGTTCTcgtttatagttttttttttttttttttttaataataatagtctaCATACTACTAGGTACATAGACATGGTCCTAGCATGCATGACTGCCTAGATTAACCCTTGTGAATGTGATTTCAGGTCCGCTGCATGAAACTTGTCCAACACCCCAATGTAGTCAGACTGTACGAGGTGATAGACACACAAACCAAATTGTATTTGATATTGGAATTGGGAGATGGAGGAGACTTGTACGACTACATCATGAGACACGAAACTGGATTATCTGAATCTCTAGCACGAGACTACTTCCGACAAATAGTTCGAGCAATATCATACTGCCAcaggtaaatatttaattaaatattctaaTGAAGCAGACTAGAAAGTTATGAGAAATTATGCTATGCTTATGTAAGATGCTCTGCATATTTATAAAGTATTACGATTGTGACTAATAGCTTTCTATGATTTCACAGCTCATTTGGTCTTTTAGATATTAGAatgagcaaaaatttacataaaaaatactatgtaTTGGATCATTGGTTTTAAACATCCTATGCCTTAGTTAACTGGAGCATTTCTTTGTTGCAGGTTACATGTAGTCCACCGAGACTTGAAACCTGAGAATGTTGTATTTTTCGAAAGGCTAGGAGTAGTTAAATTAACAGACTTTGGTTTTAGCAATAAATTCTGTCCAGGACAAAAATTAGAAACATCTTGTGGGTCATTGGCTTATTCCGCCCCCGAGATCCTTTTAGGTGATTCGTATGATGCGCCAGCAGTGGATGTGTGGTCCCTGGGGGTGATTCTCTACATGCTGGTCTGTGGGCAGGCGCCGTTCCAAGAAGCCAATGACAGTGAAACACTGACAATGATCATGGACTGCAAATATGTCATACCTCCGCATATATCAAGTGGTTGTAAAAGGTTGGCGTTTTGTACTAATTACTATTATTGTCTTAAATGCTGATCAAATAAATTTTACCTATAGACTTCAGGTCAGGTTAGCTAGCCTTAGATTAGCCAGATCTAGGCCActctttgttatatttataaatacgtaGTAGAAACATTTCTGCATTCCTTGCATAATAATGTGGTTTGTACAAACCATTTATTTCCACAACGttcataaacaataaaaatagctggTGACATCATCTCTCAACATTAGAGATCACTATATTGAGCAAATGAAGGTAAAGGCACACAAATACCAAAGTGGAATACCAGAATTATATTTACACCTGGCCCTCACAAACGCATGTTGCAATAAGGTAGATACTCCAAGCTTGGACGATTTTACATGAAACTGGTTCACTGCTTTGGTGGTTTTGCAAGTCTAAATCTGTATTCCTTTACCATAAAATCCTGATAACTTTGACGTAAATTCCAATTACTTAACTCATTTTGTTCCTGAAGTGACCCACTTATCCG
The sequence above is a segment of the Plutella xylostella chromosome 29, ilPluXylo3.1, whole genome shotgun sequence genome. Coding sequences within it:
- the LOC105393993 gene encoding DNA replication factor Cdt1 → MSQTSITAFFNSRKRPATEDIFTTKNKKLLIEKSGIKSPIVIPGKSCELLDNLKAKSSSIQAPKAAATTEEKCVLKLPSASVTQPTSSKPKEAEQKPAAAFGKKINANNVVKPKAATSAEGVNVARKELSLGDIRKKLAGSSRLAELRAAADRVSRGIQQVKQTSEQRALKQFKSIDVEVPTSPSKRLLHNELLSPKKAEKNAVEQQRPLMSPRKVFVSPIKSPSKVPAYIRHASLASSTSLPLPHQYRFLAELFRGMETVVSLLYNRNEKITFAKLKPSVQEMLKRNFTEKHLAQIKQLVPDFYNFEVQKVKLINTSSQKESYEMVVTPNFPNDIKAMNPTVLLERRRFFYDTLLQLAKRHHSQYLLTLDPPMVIADDKLTRWHPEFELEKVPDVECAKLPEMPNAEKYSTAQDVLSKARELFKCNTKMERALEKLSQAKARGLTEQEKAATGIDGKPAGTSTGTQTSAPVKEVPILNPALRNLPTALLEKVRAKQAAKALEQMTRSSEQDHKYMIYTRLPDLARTLRNIYVTERKNVLALNIVLSKLDSSFKANVSASDLQRDIKVLCEEAPEWVKLHDIRNTSYLKLDRNVDLKTVVSKLEALADKYKGD